The Rhodothermales bacterium genome has a segment encoding these proteins:
- a CDS encoding prolyl oligopeptidase family serine peptidase: protein MRKLLPILMLLVVAPAAAQTSSLTVQKIMQDPDTWVGSQPNRFQWSEDGDWLYFQWNPQGAFASDSLFKVPAEGGEPVQVTRDERLAVRPTFSGWSHGEHTYDADFARKIFSAGGDLYIHHRRDSDMVRLTATGDVESSARFTPDGQAVVYVRDGNAYRMDLGSPQVTQLTNLQSGRDRNDRPSDEQDQWLEEQQTDLFDVIRERQEARDARDAARELDEEAHDNGLPPVYRYGDSRVFGLQVDPSERYASFSVFSGGGNSKRTIVQNYVTESGYAEDLNARAKVGVDETPRTVFVQDLDSGDVIEVDLTQLPGAYDVKPIHLLDEGVEVDSSKARVLQAGSLSWSGDGAYAVLQVTAGDNKDRWIVRLDPATGDLTTLDRQTDDAWIGGPNVGWFSGGSLGWLPDNRTIWFQSEESGYSHLYSIDVETGEKRQLTSGMFEVTSVFLTQDGSQFLLVTSEASPHSRHVYRMSTAGGEREQLTIDVGQQQVAFHPSEDRVAIRYSTNTQPFDLFLQEFGQDAERITHSTTSEWEAYDWRQPELVHIPASDGARVPGHLFEPENPNGGVVMFVHGAGYLQNVHNWWSSYFREYMFHNLLTDLGYTVLQLDFRASSGYGRDWRTAIYRHMGGRDLQDYVDASRWMESEHGFDPERVFIYGGSYGGFITLMALFTEPEHFGGGAALRSVTDWAHYNHGYTSNILNTPVNDSLAFARSSPINFADGLEDPLLMPHGVIDTNVQYQDIIRLAQRLIELGKEDWEVASYPVEGHGFTEPSSWTDEYRRILKLIEETVGPDACNC from the coding sequence ATGCGTAAGCTCCTCCCGATCCTCATGCTGCTGGTCGTTGCGCCGGCGGCCGCGCAGACCTCGAGCCTGACGGTCCAGAAAATCATGCAGGACCCGGACACCTGGGTCGGGTCCCAGCCCAATCGGTTCCAGTGGAGTGAGGACGGGGACTGGCTGTACTTCCAGTGGAATCCGCAGGGGGCCTTCGCTTCGGACAGCCTGTTCAAGGTGCCGGCAGAGGGCGGCGAGCCCGTCCAGGTGACGCGCGACGAGCGTCTTGCAGTGCGTCCCACGTTCAGTGGATGGTCTCACGGCGAGCACACCTACGATGCCGACTTTGCCCGCAAGATCTTCTCCGCGGGGGGAGACCTGTACATCCACCATCGTCGTGACAGCGATATGGTTCGCCTGACGGCCACGGGCGACGTAGAGTCCAGCGCACGGTTCACGCCGGACGGACAGGCTGTGGTCTACGTCCGGGACGGCAACGCCTACAGGATGGACCTCGGTTCGCCGCAGGTCACACAGCTCACCAATCTGCAGAGCGGCCGCGACCGGAATGACCGCCCTTCAGACGAGCAGGACCAGTGGCTGGAAGAGCAGCAGACGGACCTGTTCGACGTGATCCGGGAGCGTCAGGAAGCGCGCGACGCCCGCGACGCGGCCCGCGAACTGGATGAGGAGGCCCACGATAACGGTCTGCCGCCCGTCTACCGCTACGGCGACTCCCGTGTGTTCGGTCTCCAGGTCGATCCGTCGGAGCGCTATGCCTCGTTTTCGGTCTTCTCCGGTGGCGGCAACAGCAAGCGTACCATCGTGCAGAACTACGTCACAGAGTCCGGCTACGCCGAGGATCTGAACGCGCGGGCCAAGGTGGGCGTGGATGAAACGCCCCGCACCGTGTTCGTGCAGGATCTGGATTCGGGCGATGTGATCGAGGTGGACCTGACCCAGCTGCCCGGCGCCTACGACGTGAAGCCCATTCATCTGTTGGATGAGGGTGTCGAAGTGGATTCGAGCAAGGCGCGCGTGCTCCAGGCGGGATCGCTGAGCTGGAGTGGCGATGGTGCCTATGCAGTCCTTCAGGTCACCGCCGGCGACAACAAGGACCGGTGGATTGTCCGACTCGATCCGGCAACCGGAGACCTGACCACGCTTGACCGCCAGACCGACGATGCGTGGATCGGCGGTCCGAACGTCGGATGGTTCAGTGGCGGCTCGCTGGGATGGTTGCCGGACAATCGCACCATCTGGTTCCAGAGCGAGGAGTCGGGCTATTCCCACCTGTATTCCATCGACGTGGAGACCGGAGAGAAGCGGCAGTTGACCTCGGGCATGTTCGAGGTGACTTCGGTCTTCCTGACGCAGGACGGTTCGCAATTCCTGCTCGTCACCAGCGAGGCCAGCCCGCATTCCCGACACGTGTATCGCATGTCGACCGCAGGGGGAGAGCGCGAGCAGCTCACCATTGACGTCGGCCAGCAGCAGGTAGCGTTCCATCCGTCAGAGGACCGCGTCGCCATTCGCTACTCGACCAACACCCAGCCCTTCGATCTCTTTCTCCAGGAGTTCGGGCAGGACGCGGAGCGCATCACCCATTCTACCACCTCCGAGTGGGAGGCCTACGACTGGCGCCAGCCGGAGCTCGTGCACATCCCGGCTTCGGACGGCGCTCGCGTGCCCGGCCACCTGTTTGAGCCGGAAAACCCCAACGGGGGCGTAGTCATGTTCGTGCACGGTGCCGGCTACCTGCAGAACGTGCACAACTGGTGGAGCAGTTACTTCCGCGAGTACATGTTCCACAACCTGCTCACGGACCTTGGCTATACGGTGCTGCAGCTGGACTTCCGGGCCTCATCCGGCTACGGAAGGGACTGGCGCACGGCCATCTACCGGCACATGGGCGGCCGCGATCTGCAGGACTACGTGGATGCGTCCCGCTGGATGGAATCCGAGCACGGATTCGATCCGGAGCGCGTGTTCATCTACGGCGGGTCCTACGGCGGCTTCATCACGCTCATGGCCCTGTTCACGGAGCCCGAGCACTTCGGCGGCGGAGCGGCGCTGCGCAGCGTGACCGACTGGGCGCACTACAACCACGGCTACACATCGAACATCCTGAACACACCGGTCAACGACTCGCTGGCCTTCGCCCGCTCCAGCCCGATCAATTTCGCCGATGGCCTCGAGGATCCGTTGTTGATGCCGCACGGCGTGATCGACACCAACGTGCAGTACCAGGACATCATCCGCCTGGCCCAGCGCCTGATCGAACTGGGCAAGGAAGACTGGGAGGTGGCCTCCTACCCGGTTGAGGGGCACGGTTTCACCGAGCCGAGCTCCTGGACGGATGAGTATCGCCGCATCCTGAAGTTGATCGAGGAAACCGTCGGTCCAGATGCGTGCAACTGTTAG
- the carA gene encoding glutamine-hydrolyzing carbamoyl-phosphate synthase small subunit has product MQDLKPCKLALADGTVVTGVSIGHEGETGGELCFNTSMSGYQEILTDPSYHGQIMMMTYPHIGNYGAMDADMEASRPMVAGLVVRAFTHRYSNQGADESLASFMRRHKLVGISGVDTRTLVRHIRAKGVMNAVISAVDLDHDSLVEKARNWPSMEGLELASRVTVGEAYDFSTSNGPRIAVFDYGVKQNILRSFRHRGCAVRVFPSGTSLETVLAWNPDGLFFSNGPGDPRAMPDQIDLVKAAGQSGLPMFGICLGHQLMSLSQGLEVYKMYVGHRGANHPVKNLETEKVEVTTQNHGFAVSPDSVQEAIATLTHLNLNDKTVEGLSYATINGFSVQYHPEASPGPHDSDYLFDQFVDLMRVHRGEPTQNENKHA; this is encoded by the coding sequence ATGCAAGACCTGAAACCCTGCAAACTCGCCCTGGCGGACGGAACGGTCGTCACCGGCGTGTCCATTGGACATGAGGGCGAAACCGGCGGAGAGTTGTGCTTCAACACCTCGATGTCGGGCTATCAGGAGATTCTGACCGATCCGTCCTACCACGGACAGATCATGATGATGACCTATCCCCACATCGGGAATTACGGCGCCATGGACGCCGACATGGAGGCTTCCAGGCCCATGGTGGCCGGACTGGTCGTGCGCGCCTTTACGCACCGGTATTCCAACCAGGGCGCAGACGAATCGCTGGCCTCATTCATGCGGCGGCACAAATTGGTGGGCATCTCGGGCGTCGACACCCGGACGCTGGTTCGTCACATTCGGGCCAAGGGCGTGATGAACGCCGTCATCAGTGCCGTGGATCTGGACCACGACAGCCTGGTCGAAAAGGCGCGAAACTGGCCGTCCATGGAAGGCCTGGAGTTGGCCTCTCGCGTCACTGTTGGGGAGGCGTACGACTTCTCCACGTCAAATGGCCCGCGCATCGCCGTGTTTGACTACGGCGTCAAGCAGAACATCCTGCGCTCCTTCCGTCACCGAGGCTGTGCCGTGCGGGTGTTTCCATCCGGCACTTCGCTGGAGACGGTGCTCGCGTGGAATCCGGACGGTCTCTTCTTCAGCAATGGCCCCGGGGATCCGCGTGCCATGCCTGACCAGATAGACCTGGTCAAGGCCGCTGGTCAGTCCGGCCTGCCCATGTTCGGGATCTGTCTTGGCCACCAACTCATGTCGCTATCGCAGGGACTGGAGGTCTACAAGATGTATGTGGGGCATCGGGGCGCGAATCACCCGGTCAAGAATCTGGAGACCGAAAAGGTGGAGGTCACGACCCAAAACCACGGGTTCGCGGTCTCGCCGGATTCGGTGCAGGAGGCCATCGCCACGCTGACACACCTCAACCTGAACGACAAAACGGTCGAGGGTCTGTCCTACGCGACCATCAACGGGTTTTCGGTCCAGTACCATCCGGAGGCCTCGCCCGGTCCGCACGACTCGGATTATCTGTTCGATCAGTTTGTGGACCTGATGCGTGTTCACCGCGGCGAACCCACCCAGAACGAAAACAAGCATGCGTAA
- a CDS encoding ThuA domain-containing protein, translated as MRFAVLVLAVLTVGCSNTPPSVLVFHATAGWEHASIPAGLAAFEEIAAEEGWMLTATEDAAVLQTLPDYDAVVFLLTTRDVLDRPAELALQRFIQAGGGFVGIHSASDTEFDWPWYGRLVGAYFTGHPPGTQEAVITVVDTTFAATAHLPQTWMHTDEWYDLRTTNQFVNVVLTVDEFSYKTPEQRPVLREKPIAWYHEFDGGRAFYTALGHTVESYSDPLFRTHLREAVTWAAGEPGSLDYARETVRPEPQRFEHTILADTLHEPMELAALPDGRVVFVERPGQVHLVDPAAGTDLVVAEIPVYTGHENGLIGMAASPDFAESGHLFLFHSPPNQSANRVSRFTLSGDGLADPVTIIDIPHQREQCCHSGGSLAFGPDGLLFLSTGDDTNPFESDGYAPTDERPGRQNFDAQRTSANSDDLRGKILRIRPLPEGGYEVPEGNLFPADGSRGRPEIYAMGLRNPFRINVDQRTGYLYWGDLGPDAPEPDSTRGPAGHDEINQARTPGFFGWPYFVADNKPYAAYDFADGVAGEFAVGAAPANESPNSTGRTFLPPAQGAWLWYPYSRTDLFPLLGEGGRSAMAGPVYYADQSTPPGLPTYYNGRLFMHEWMRNRVYTVAIDEYGWYGHMEVFLEDTELSRPMDLAFGPDGRLFMLEYGQQWGSENPDARLRMITFR; from the coding sequence ATGCGCTTCGCAGTTCTCGTTCTGGCCGTTCTCACCGTCGGCTGCTCGAATACACCACCCTCCGTGCTTGTCTTCCACGCCACGGCCGGCTGGGAGCACGCTTCCATTCCCGCAGGGCTGGCCGCCTTTGAGGAAATCGCCGCAGAGGAGGGGTGGATGTTGACCGCCACCGAAGACGCCGCTGTGCTACAGACCCTGCCGGACTATGACGCAGTGGTCTTCCTTCTGACCACTCGGGATGTACTGGACAGGCCTGCCGAACTGGCTCTGCAGCGCTTCATTCAGGCGGGTGGCGGCTTTGTAGGGATCCACTCTGCTTCCGACACCGAGTTTGACTGGCCCTGGTACGGACGCCTCGTCGGCGCCTACTTCACGGGGCACCCGCCGGGCACGCAGGAAGCCGTGATCACCGTGGTGGACACCACCTTTGCAGCCACGGCGCACCTGCCGCAGACCTGGATGCATACCGACGAGTGGTACGATCTGCGCACCACAAACCAGTTCGTAAACGTCGTGCTGACCGTTGACGAGTTCAGTTACAAGACCCCGGAGCAGCGCCCGGTACTTCGCGAGAAGCCCATCGCCTGGTACCATGAGTTCGATGGCGGCCGCGCCTTCTACACGGCGCTGGGTCATACGGTCGAGTCCTACTCCGATCCCCTGTTTCGTACTCACCTCCGCGAAGCGGTGACCTGGGCTGCCGGCGAGCCGGGATCGCTGGACTACGCGCGCGAGACTGTGCGTCCCGAGCCGCAACGTTTTGAGCATACCATACTGGCGGACACGCTGCACGAGCCCATGGAGCTGGCCGCGCTGCCGGACGGCCGCGTGGTATTCGTCGAGCGCCCGGGGCAGGTCCATCTGGTCGATCCGGCAGCCGGCACGGACCTGGTGGTTGCCGAAATACCCGTCTACACTGGTCACGAAAACGGCCTGATCGGCATGGCTGCATCCCCCGATTTCGCCGAGTCAGGGCACCTCTTTCTCTTCCATTCGCCTCCGAACCAGTCGGCGAACCGCGTATCCCGTTTCACGCTCTCGGGCGATGGGCTCGCAGATCCGGTCACGATCATCGACATCCCCCACCAGCGCGAACAGTGCTGCCACAGCGGCGGCTCGCTGGCCTTCGGCCCTGACGGGCTGCTCTTTCTCTCAACGGGAGACGATACCAACCCCTTCGAGTCGGACGGGTATGCGCCGACGGACGAGCGTCCCGGTCGGCAGAATTTTGACGCGCAGCGCACCTCCGCCAACTCGGACGATCTGCGCGGCAAGATCCTGCGCATCCGGCCTCTGCCTGAGGGCGGCTACGAGGTGCCGGAAGGCAATCTCTTCCCGGCGGACGGGTCGCGCGGCCGTCCCGAGATCTATGCGATGGGCCTGCGCAACCCCTTCCGCATCAATGTGGACCAGCGCACCGGCTATCTCTACTGGGGAGACCTTGGTCCGGACGCTCCGGAGCCGGATTCCACGCGTGGACCGGCCGGCCATGATGAAATCAACCAGGCCCGCACGCCCGGGTTCTTCGGTTGGCCCTACTTCGTAGCCGACAACAAGCCGTACGCGGCATACGATTTTGCCGATGGCGTAGCGGGCGAGTTCGCCGTCGGAGCCGCGCCGGCCAACGAGTCGCCGAACAGCACAGGCCGCACATTCCTGCCGCCGGCGCAGGGTGCCTGGCTGTGGTACCCCTACAGCCGCACCGACTTGTTTCCGCTGCTTGGGGAAGGGGGAAGAAGTGCGATGGCCGGACCGGTCTACTATGCCGATCAGTCCACACCTCCCGGCCTGCCAACCTATTACAATGGTCGCCTGTTCATGCACGAGTGGATGCGCAACCGGGTGTACACTGTGGCCATCGACGAATACGGATGGTACGGCCACATGGAGGTCTTCCTGGAGGACACCGAGCTCTCCCGGCCCATGGATCTCGCCTTCGGGCCGGATGGGCGCCTGTTCATGCTCGAATACGGCCAGCAGTGGGGATCGGAGAATCCGGACGCCCGCCTTCGCATGATTACGTTTCGCTGA
- a CDS encoding DUF4230 domain-containing protein: MRSFRLLLYTIVFVAIAAVIITLTLTLAGPSLTEAEVRTVVVDTFLRERPETFVVTGTVEFTTSVISESDKTLLPGVINLDLGTTSATVRAPGRAAYGFDASLITAEDIRLQGDTVVVWLPPLEVFAVEPDLELLEQQIDVGWARMHRSSGQAQALAALRGLQPAMRELAEEFLVTADGPVENSIQAVERILSPALRAAGVENPVFRIEPRPLVIVGD; this comes from the coding sequence ATGCGCTCGTTCCGTCTACTCCTTTACACGATTGTCTTCGTGGCGATCGCCGCGGTGATTATCACGCTGACGCTCACCCTCGCAGGCCCAAGCCTGACCGAAGCAGAAGTGCGGACTGTGGTCGTCGACACGTTCCTCCGGGAGCGGCCGGAGACCTTCGTGGTCACCGGCACGGTGGAGTTCACCACCTCCGTGATTTCAGAATCTGACAAGACACTGCTCCCGGGAGTCATCAATCTGGATCTGGGGACCACGTCTGCGACGGTAAGGGCTCCCGGGCGGGCAGCGTACGGCTTTGACGCAAGCCTGATTACCGCGGAGGACATCCGCCTTCAGGGGGACACGGTAGTCGTCTGGCTTCCCCCGCTTGAGGTCTTCGCCGTGGAGCCGGATCTGGAATTGCTCGAGCAACAGATCGATGTGGGATGGGCCCGCATGCACCGGTCCAGTGGGCAGGCCCAGGCGCTCGCCGCGCTGAGGGGACTGCAGCCGGCCATGCGTGAGCTGGCGGAGGAGTTCCTGGTGACCGCGGACGGGCCAGTCGAAAACAGCATTCAGGCGGTAGAGCGCATCCTTTCGCCCGCACTTCGGGCTGCGGGGGTGGAGAACCCGGTCTTCCGTATTGAGCCCCGGCCGCTGGTAATTGTCGGCGATTGA
- a CDS encoding energy transducer TonB — MSRFELIEQEREAYGVRISATLVLSLLLLIAAFRFWPAPNGDVPDIVYDARAQELIQVEDIQQTQQQARRPPPPRPLTPVIVPDDVVLDEPEIELTENLPINDLGDDNVAEEDGADVPVSGGSARPDSGPRAFRIVEPEYPREAQRRKVRAEVVVEVKVDRRGRVESARIVDRFLLKGRDNREREQVALLGYGLEDAAIDAAQQWQFRPARESGQTVAALTLVTISFGA; from the coding sequence ATGAGCCGATTCGAACTCATAGAGCAGGAACGCGAAGCCTACGGGGTACGCATCAGTGCGACCCTCGTGCTCAGTCTGCTGCTCCTGATCGCTGCGTTCCGGTTTTGGCCTGCACCCAATGGAGACGTGCCCGACATCGTGTATGACGCTCGCGCTCAGGAGCTCATCCAGGTCGAGGATATCCAGCAGACCCAGCAGCAGGCACGCCGACCGCCACCTCCCAGACCACTCACGCCGGTCATCGTGCCGGATGACGTGGTGCTGGACGAGCCGGAGATCGAACTGACCGAGAATCTGCCCATCAACGATCTCGGTGATGACAATGTCGCCGAGGAGGACGGCGCAGACGTTCCCGTTTCTGGGGGCTCGGCACGCCCCGATTCCGGCCCGCGCGCCTTCCGCATTGTGGAGCCTGAATATCCCAGGGAAGCTCAGCGCCGAAAGGTCCGCGCCGAGGTGGTCGTCGAGGTGAAGGTGGATCGCCGCGGACGCGTGGAGTCGGCGCGCATTGTCGACCGGTTTCTCCTGAAAGGTCGGGACAACCGCGAGCGCGAACAGGTCGCCTTGCTCGGCTACGGGCTCGAGGACGCCGCGATCGACGCGGCCCAGCAATGGCAGTTCCGGCCAGCGCGGGAATCCGGCCAGACGGTTGCGGCCCTCACGCTCGTGACCATCAGTTTTGGAGCCTGA